From the genome of Populus alba chromosome 10, ASM523922v2, whole genome shotgun sequence, one region includes:
- the LOC118043027 gene encoding photosynthetic NDH subunit of lumenal location 2, chloroplastic has protein sequence MSSFTANTPTLLHAQKNITNKPRNHQPKRSSPIIKASISPLESVTNRRKIVTFLSTSLALGQLHGTTTAAPPAALAEKWGTRSLLWEHFFQPDLSPEDAVARITQTAEGLHSMRDMLESMAWRYVMFYIRQKQAYLSKDLKNAFSTLPPSRREDYVKKANELVDNMDEFDSYVRTPRVYESYLYYEKTLKSIDDVVAILGENKSSVVT, from the exons ATGAGCAGCTTCACAGCTAACACCCCAACTCTCCTCCATGCCCAGAAGAACATCACCAATAAACCTCGAAATCATCAACCCAAACGCTCATCTCCAATAATCAAAGCATCAATTTCACCCCTAGAAAGCGTGACCAACAGAAGGAAAATCGTGACTTTTTTATCCACTTCACTAGCACTAGGCCAGCTACATGGCACCACAACCGCCGCGCCACCAGCAGCACTGGCTGAGAAATGGGGCACACGTTCATTACTATGGGAGCATTTTTTTCAGCCTGACTTATCACCGGAAGATGCAGTTGCAAGAATTACCCAAACTGCCGAGGGCCTCCATAGTATGAGAGACATGCTAGAGAGCATGGCCTGGAGGTATGTCATGTTTTACATTAGGCAAAAACAAGCATATCTCTCCAAGGATCTGAAAAATGCTTTCTCTACGTTGCCTCCAAGCCGCCGGGAAGATTATGTTAAAAAGGCTAACGAGTTGGTTGACAATATGGACGAG TTTGATTCTTATGTTCGGACGCCGAGAGTATATGAATCGTACCTGTACTACGAGAAGACACTGAAATCAATAGACGATGTTGTGGCAATATTAGGAGAGAACAAGTCCAGTGTTGTTACATGA
- the LOC118043030 gene encoding uncharacterized protein isoform X1: protein MSSKSIEDVKEQEFSDDAAENQVENDGDQKELDLNRENPMLSPEQEEEIIKKKYGGMLSKKKPLISKDHERAFFDSADWALGKQGAQKPKGPLEALRPKLQPTPQHQMRSRRSAYAPADDDDAEDGGNHASPEHENCESQGGDDKNSAPEDQTCNGGDDKNSAPGVQTCNCGDDKNSAPGVQTCNA from the exons ATGTCAAGCAAGAGCATCGAGGACGTAAAGGAGCAAGAGTTCAGTGATGATGCTGCCGAAAACCAAGTCGAAAACGATGGTGACCAAAAAGAATTGGATCTAAATCGTGAAAATCCCATGCTCTCACCCGAGCAGGAG GAGGAgatcataaagaaaaaatatgggGGAATGTTATCAAAGAAGAAGCCGTTGATATCTAAG GATCATGAACGAGCATTTTTTGATTCTGCTGATTGGGCACTGGGAAAG CAAGGAGCTCAAAAACCTAAAGGACCGCTTGAAGCTCTCCGCCCAAAACTTCAG cCCACTCCGCAACACCAAATGCGTTCAAGGCGCTCAGCTTATGCTCCTGCAGACGATGATGATG CAGAGGATGGCGGTAATCACGCATCTCCTGAGCATGAGAACTGCGAATCACAAGGTGGGGACGATAAGAACTCAGCTCCTGAAGATCAAACCTGCAACGGTGGAGACGATAAGAACTCTGCTCCTGGTGTTCAAACCTGCAACTGTGGGGACGATAAGAACTCTGCTCCTGGTGTTCAAACCTGCAATGCCTAG
- the LOC118043030 gene encoding uncharacterized protein isoform X2: protein MSSKSIEDVKEQEFSDDAAENQVENDGDQKELDLNRENPMLSPEQEEEIIKKKYGGMLSKKKPLISKDHERAFFDSADWALGKQGAQKPKGPLEALRPKLQPTPQHQMRSRRSAYAPADDDDEDGGNHASPEHENCESQGGDDKNSAPEDQTCNGGDDKNSAPGVQTCNCGDDKNSAPGVQTCNA from the exons ATGTCAAGCAAGAGCATCGAGGACGTAAAGGAGCAAGAGTTCAGTGATGATGCTGCCGAAAACCAAGTCGAAAACGATGGTGACCAAAAAGAATTGGATCTAAATCGTGAAAATCCCATGCTCTCACCCGAGCAGGAG GAGGAgatcataaagaaaaaatatgggGGAATGTTATCAAAGAAGAAGCCGTTGATATCTAAG GATCATGAACGAGCATTTTTTGATTCTGCTGATTGGGCACTGGGAAAG CAAGGAGCTCAAAAACCTAAAGGACCGCTTGAAGCTCTCCGCCCAAAACTTCAG cCCACTCCGCAACACCAAATGCGTTCAAGGCGCTCAGCTTATGCTCCTGCAGACGATGATGATG AGGATGGCGGTAATCACGCATCTCCTGAGCATGAGAACTGCGAATCACAAGGTGGGGACGATAAGAACTCAGCTCCTGAAGATCAAACCTGCAACGGTGGAGACGATAAGAACTCTGCTCCTGGTGTTCAAACCTGCAACTGTGGGGACGATAAGAACTCTGCTCCTGGTGTTCAAACCTGCAATGCCTAG
- the LOC118043028 gene encoding KH domain-containing protein At4g18375 isoform X1: protein MAGQRNDYGKRSQHSQSDYGGGKRRNPGDDPSDQNTITNEDTVYRYLCPLRKIGSIIGKGGEIAKQLRADSKSNIRISEAMPGYDERIVTIYSSSEETNIFGETGEYVCPAQDALFMVHDRVIAEDLNNAAAEEEEGEDRFGEVQQVTVRMLVPADQIGCVIGKGGQVIQNIRSETCAQIRITKDDHLPPLALSIDELLLIHGEPSAVRKALYQVATRLHENPSRSQHLILSSSANMHGGMFVTANAGAPVLGLYGNYKGGWSSSFYPDQRDESSAKEFSLRLVCPTANIGGVIGKGGGIIKQIRQESRASIKVDSSGAEGDDCIIFISAKEFFEDQSPTMNAALRLQPRCSDKTEKESGDSVITTRLLVGRSQIGCLMGKGGAIISEMRNQTRANIRIISEDNLPKVAGEDDEMVQITGSPEVASNALLQVILRLKANLFGRDGALTAFPPALPYIPMSLDTSDGSKYGSRDSQSRGRGYSSSSSGYGSRDVHPSDSYGSNGGSLVFLSLHILVVKAVMEHMVASHLVVLVVLGKSLDGLCSGLSHKPWENHNGAISLAGR from the exons ATGGCTGGTCAAAGGAATGACTACGGCAAAAGATCACAGCACTCACAATCTGATTATGGCGGGGGTAAAAGAAGAAACCCCGGAGATGACCCTTCTGACCAGAATACTATTACTAATGAGGATACAGTCTATCGTTATTTATGCCCTTTGAGAAAGATTGGCAGTATTATTGGTAAAGGTGGAGAGATTGCTAAGCAATTAAGGGCGGATAGTAAGTCAAATATTAGGATTAGTGAGGCAATGCCGGGTTATGATGAGCGAATTGTTACTATTTATAGTTCGAGTGAAGAAACTAATATTTTTGGAGAAACTGGCGAGTATGTTTGTCCTGCTCAAGATGCGCTTTTTATGGTTCATGATAGGGTTATTGCTGAGGACTTGAACAATGCTGCTGccgaggaggaggagggagagGATAGGTTTGGGGAGGTGCAGCAAGTTACGGTGAGAATGCTTGTGCCAGCGGATCAAATTGGGTGTGTTATTGGGAAGGGTGGACAAGTTATTCAGAATATAAGGAGTGAGACTTGTGCCCAGATTCGGATTACAAAGGATGATCATTTACCTCCTTTAGCTTTGAGTATTGATGAACTCCTCCTG ATACATGGAGAACCCTCTGCTGTGAGAAAGGCACTTTACCAAGTGGCAACCCGCCTTCACGAGAATCCATCTCGGTCACAGCACTTGATACTGTCTTCTTCAGCCAACATGCATGGTGGCATGTTTGTGACTGCAAATGCTGGAGCCCCTGTTTTGGGTCTATACGGCAATTATAAAGGTGGTTGGTCATCATCATTTTACCCTGACCAGAGAGATGAATCTTCCGCGAAAGAATTCTCTCTTCGTTTAGTGTGTCCCACTGCAAACATTGGAGGTGTGATTGGGAAAGGTGGTGGTATCATCAAACAAATTCGACAGGAATCTAGGGCTTCTATTAAAGTTGATAGCTCAGGCGCTGAAGGAGATGATtgcataatatttatatcagcAAAGGAG TTCTTTGAAGATCAATCTCCAACCATGAATGCAGCATTGCGCTTGCAACCACGGTGCAGTGACAAAACTGAAAAGGAATCCGGTGATTCTGTAATCACCACCCGTCTGCTTGTGGGAAGATCACAAATTGGATGTCTTATGGGAAAAGGTGGGGCAATTATTTCAGAAATGAGGAATCAGACAAGGGCAAACATCCGGATTATTTCGGAAGACAATCTTCCTAAGGTTGCTGGTGAAGATGATGAGATGGTGCAG ATCACCGGAAGCCCTGAAGTCGCTAGCAATGCTCTTTTACAAGTGATTTTGAGGTTGAAAGCCAATTTATTTGGAAGGGATGGAGCACTAACTGCATTTCCACCAGCACTTCCATATATTCCTATGTCACTAGATACATCAGATGGTTCAAAATACGGAAGCCGAGACAGTCAATCACGTGGACGCGGTTACTCTTCTTCCTCTAGTGGATATGGATCTCGTGACGTGCACCCAAGTGATAGTTATGGAAGTAATGGAGGTTCACTggtatttttatctttgcaTAT ATTGGTGGTGAAAGCAGTTATGGAGCATATGGTGGCTTCTCATCTGGTCGTTCTGGTGGTGCTGG GCAAATCTCTTGATGGTCTGTGTTCAGGCTTGTCCCATAAGCCGTGGGAAAATCACAATGGGGCTATTAGTTTAGCTGGGAGGTAG
- the LOC118043028 gene encoding KH domain-containing protein At4g18375 isoform X4: MAGQRNDYGKRSQHSQSDYGGGKRRNPGDDPSDQNTITNEDTVYRYLCPLRKIGSIIGKGGEIAKQLRADSKSNIRISEAMPGYDERIVTIYSSSEETNIFGETGEYVCPAQDALFMVHDRVIAEDLNNAAAEEEEGEDRFGEVQQVTVRMLVPADQIGCVIGKGGQVIQNIRSETCAQIRITKDDHLPPLALSIDELLLIHGEPSAVRKALYQVATRLHENPSRSQHLILSSSANMHGGMFVTANAGAPVLGLYGNYKGGWSSSFYPDQRDESSAKEFSLRLVCPTANIGGVIGKGGGIIKQIRQESRASIKVDSSGAEGDDCIIFISAKEFFEDQSPTMNAALRLQPRCSDKTEKESGDSVITTRLLVGRSQIGCLMGKGGAIISEMRNQTRANIRIISEDNLPKVAGEDDEMVQITGSPEVASNALLQVILRLKANLFGRDGALTAFPPALPYIPMSLDTSDGSKYGSRDSQSRGRGYSSSSSGYGSRDVHPSDSYGSNGGSLIGGESSYGAYGGFSSGRSGGAGQIS; encoded by the exons ATGGCTGGTCAAAGGAATGACTACGGCAAAAGATCACAGCACTCACAATCTGATTATGGCGGGGGTAAAAGAAGAAACCCCGGAGATGACCCTTCTGACCAGAATACTATTACTAATGAGGATACAGTCTATCGTTATTTATGCCCTTTGAGAAAGATTGGCAGTATTATTGGTAAAGGTGGAGAGATTGCTAAGCAATTAAGGGCGGATAGTAAGTCAAATATTAGGATTAGTGAGGCAATGCCGGGTTATGATGAGCGAATTGTTACTATTTATAGTTCGAGTGAAGAAACTAATATTTTTGGAGAAACTGGCGAGTATGTTTGTCCTGCTCAAGATGCGCTTTTTATGGTTCATGATAGGGTTATTGCTGAGGACTTGAACAATGCTGCTGccgaggaggaggagggagagGATAGGTTTGGGGAGGTGCAGCAAGTTACGGTGAGAATGCTTGTGCCAGCGGATCAAATTGGGTGTGTTATTGGGAAGGGTGGACAAGTTATTCAGAATATAAGGAGTGAGACTTGTGCCCAGATTCGGATTACAAAGGATGATCATTTACCTCCTTTAGCTTTGAGTATTGATGAACTCCTCCTG ATACATGGAGAACCCTCTGCTGTGAGAAAGGCACTTTACCAAGTGGCAACCCGCCTTCACGAGAATCCATCTCGGTCACAGCACTTGATACTGTCTTCTTCAGCCAACATGCATGGTGGCATGTTTGTGACTGCAAATGCTGGAGCCCCTGTTTTGGGTCTATACGGCAATTATAAAGGTGGTTGGTCATCATCATTTTACCCTGACCAGAGAGATGAATCTTCCGCGAAAGAATTCTCTCTTCGTTTAGTGTGTCCCACTGCAAACATTGGAGGTGTGATTGGGAAAGGTGGTGGTATCATCAAACAAATTCGACAGGAATCTAGGGCTTCTATTAAAGTTGATAGCTCAGGCGCTGAAGGAGATGATtgcataatatttatatcagcAAAGGAG TTCTTTGAAGATCAATCTCCAACCATGAATGCAGCATTGCGCTTGCAACCACGGTGCAGTGACAAAACTGAAAAGGAATCCGGTGATTCTGTAATCACCACCCGTCTGCTTGTGGGAAGATCACAAATTGGATGTCTTATGGGAAAAGGTGGGGCAATTATTTCAGAAATGAGGAATCAGACAAGGGCAAACATCCGGATTATTTCGGAAGACAATCTTCCTAAGGTTGCTGGTGAAGATGATGAGATGGTGCAG ATCACCGGAAGCCCTGAAGTCGCTAGCAATGCTCTTTTACAAGTGATTTTGAGGTTGAAAGCCAATTTATTTGGAAGGGATGGAGCACTAACTGCATTTCCACCAGCACTTCCATATATTCCTATGTCACTAGATACATCAGATGGTTCAAAATACGGAAGCCGAGACAGTCAATCACGTGGACGCGGTTACTCTTCTTCCTCTAGTGGATATGGATCTCGTGACGTGCACCCAAGTGATAGTTATGGAAGTAATGGAGGTTCACTg ATTGGTGGTGAAAGCAGTTATGGAGCATATGGTGGCTTCTCATCTGGTCGTTCTGGTGGTGCTGG GCAAATCTCTTGA
- the LOC118043028 gene encoding KH domain-containing protein At4g18375 isoform X2 — protein MAGQRNDYGKRSQHSQSDYGGGKRRNPGDDPSDQNTITNEDTVYRYLCPLRKIGSIIGKGGEIAKQLRADSKSNIRISEAMPGYDERIVTIYSSSEETNIFGETGEYVCPAQDALFMVHDRVIAEDLNNAAAEEEEGEDRFGEVQQVTVRMLVPADQIGCVIGKGGQVIQNIRSETCAQIRITKDDHLPPLALSIDELLLIHGEPSAVRKALYQVATRLHENPSRSQHLILSSSANMHGGMFVTANAGAPVLGLYGNYKGGWSSSFYPDQRDESSAKEFSLRLVCPTANIGGVIGKGGGIIKQIRQESRASIKVDSSGAEGDDCIIFISAKEFFEDQSPTMNAALRLQPRCSDKTEKESGDSVITTRLLVGRSQIGCLMGKGGAIISEMRNQTRANIRIISEDNLPKVAGEDDEMVQITGSPEVASNALLQVILRLKANLFGRDGALTAFPPALPYIPMSLDTSDGSKYGSRDSQSRGRGYSSSSSGYGSRDVHPSDSYGSNGGSLVFLSLHILVVKAVMEHMVASHLVVLVVLGYLVRILFPKENIMGINPVF, from the exons ATGGCTGGTCAAAGGAATGACTACGGCAAAAGATCACAGCACTCACAATCTGATTATGGCGGGGGTAAAAGAAGAAACCCCGGAGATGACCCTTCTGACCAGAATACTATTACTAATGAGGATACAGTCTATCGTTATTTATGCCCTTTGAGAAAGATTGGCAGTATTATTGGTAAAGGTGGAGAGATTGCTAAGCAATTAAGGGCGGATAGTAAGTCAAATATTAGGATTAGTGAGGCAATGCCGGGTTATGATGAGCGAATTGTTACTATTTATAGTTCGAGTGAAGAAACTAATATTTTTGGAGAAACTGGCGAGTATGTTTGTCCTGCTCAAGATGCGCTTTTTATGGTTCATGATAGGGTTATTGCTGAGGACTTGAACAATGCTGCTGccgaggaggaggagggagagGATAGGTTTGGGGAGGTGCAGCAAGTTACGGTGAGAATGCTTGTGCCAGCGGATCAAATTGGGTGTGTTATTGGGAAGGGTGGACAAGTTATTCAGAATATAAGGAGTGAGACTTGTGCCCAGATTCGGATTACAAAGGATGATCATTTACCTCCTTTAGCTTTGAGTATTGATGAACTCCTCCTG ATACATGGAGAACCCTCTGCTGTGAGAAAGGCACTTTACCAAGTGGCAACCCGCCTTCACGAGAATCCATCTCGGTCACAGCACTTGATACTGTCTTCTTCAGCCAACATGCATGGTGGCATGTTTGTGACTGCAAATGCTGGAGCCCCTGTTTTGGGTCTATACGGCAATTATAAAGGTGGTTGGTCATCATCATTTTACCCTGACCAGAGAGATGAATCTTCCGCGAAAGAATTCTCTCTTCGTTTAGTGTGTCCCACTGCAAACATTGGAGGTGTGATTGGGAAAGGTGGTGGTATCATCAAACAAATTCGACAGGAATCTAGGGCTTCTATTAAAGTTGATAGCTCAGGCGCTGAAGGAGATGATtgcataatatttatatcagcAAAGGAG TTCTTTGAAGATCAATCTCCAACCATGAATGCAGCATTGCGCTTGCAACCACGGTGCAGTGACAAAACTGAAAAGGAATCCGGTGATTCTGTAATCACCACCCGTCTGCTTGTGGGAAGATCACAAATTGGATGTCTTATGGGAAAAGGTGGGGCAATTATTTCAGAAATGAGGAATCAGACAAGGGCAAACATCCGGATTATTTCGGAAGACAATCTTCCTAAGGTTGCTGGTGAAGATGATGAGATGGTGCAG ATCACCGGAAGCCCTGAAGTCGCTAGCAATGCTCTTTTACAAGTGATTTTGAGGTTGAAAGCCAATTTATTTGGAAGGGATGGAGCACTAACTGCATTTCCACCAGCACTTCCATATATTCCTATGTCACTAGATACATCAGATGGTTCAAAATACGGAAGCCGAGACAGTCAATCACGTGGACGCGGTTACTCTTCTTCCTCTAGTGGATATGGATCTCGTGACGTGCACCCAAGTGATAGTTATGGAAGTAATGGAGGTTCACTggtatttttatctttgcaTAT ATTGGTGGTGAAAGCAGTTATGGAGCATATGGTGGCTTCTCATCTGGTCGTTCTGGTGGTGCTGG GTTATCTGGTCAGAATCCTGTTTCCCAAAGAAAACATCATGGGTATTAATCCTGTATTCTAG
- the LOC118043028 gene encoding KH domain-containing protein At4g18375 isoform X3, translating into MAGQRNDYGKRSQHSQSDYGGGKRRNPGDDPSDQNTITNEDTVYRYLCPLRKIGSIIGKGGEIAKQLRADSKSNIRISEAMPGYDERIVTIYSSSEETNIFGETGEYVCPAQDALFMVHDRVIAEDLNNAAAEEEEGEDRFGEVQQVTVRMLVPADQIGCVIGKGGQVIQNIRSETCAQIRITKDDHLPPLALSIDELLLIHGEPSAVRKALYQVATRLHENPSRSQHLILSSSANMHGGMFVTANAGAPVLGLYGNYKGGWSSSFYPDQRDESSAKEFSLRLVCPTANIGGVIGKGGGIIKQIRQESRASIKVDSSGAEGDDCIIFISAKEFFEDQSPTMNAALRLQPRCSDKTEKESGDSVITTRLLVGRSQIGCLMGKGGAIISEMRNQTRANIRIISEDNLPKVAGEDDEMVQITGSPEVASNALLQVILRLKANLFGRDGALTAFPPALPYIPMSLDTSDGSKYGSRDSQSRGRGYSSSSSGYGSRDVHPSDSYGSNGGSLIGGESSYGAYGGFSSGRSGGAGLSGQNPVSQRKHHGY; encoded by the exons ATGGCTGGTCAAAGGAATGACTACGGCAAAAGATCACAGCACTCACAATCTGATTATGGCGGGGGTAAAAGAAGAAACCCCGGAGATGACCCTTCTGACCAGAATACTATTACTAATGAGGATACAGTCTATCGTTATTTATGCCCTTTGAGAAAGATTGGCAGTATTATTGGTAAAGGTGGAGAGATTGCTAAGCAATTAAGGGCGGATAGTAAGTCAAATATTAGGATTAGTGAGGCAATGCCGGGTTATGATGAGCGAATTGTTACTATTTATAGTTCGAGTGAAGAAACTAATATTTTTGGAGAAACTGGCGAGTATGTTTGTCCTGCTCAAGATGCGCTTTTTATGGTTCATGATAGGGTTATTGCTGAGGACTTGAACAATGCTGCTGccgaggaggaggagggagagGATAGGTTTGGGGAGGTGCAGCAAGTTACGGTGAGAATGCTTGTGCCAGCGGATCAAATTGGGTGTGTTATTGGGAAGGGTGGACAAGTTATTCAGAATATAAGGAGTGAGACTTGTGCCCAGATTCGGATTACAAAGGATGATCATTTACCTCCTTTAGCTTTGAGTATTGATGAACTCCTCCTG ATACATGGAGAACCCTCTGCTGTGAGAAAGGCACTTTACCAAGTGGCAACCCGCCTTCACGAGAATCCATCTCGGTCACAGCACTTGATACTGTCTTCTTCAGCCAACATGCATGGTGGCATGTTTGTGACTGCAAATGCTGGAGCCCCTGTTTTGGGTCTATACGGCAATTATAAAGGTGGTTGGTCATCATCATTTTACCCTGACCAGAGAGATGAATCTTCCGCGAAAGAATTCTCTCTTCGTTTAGTGTGTCCCACTGCAAACATTGGAGGTGTGATTGGGAAAGGTGGTGGTATCATCAAACAAATTCGACAGGAATCTAGGGCTTCTATTAAAGTTGATAGCTCAGGCGCTGAAGGAGATGATtgcataatatttatatcagcAAAGGAG TTCTTTGAAGATCAATCTCCAACCATGAATGCAGCATTGCGCTTGCAACCACGGTGCAGTGACAAAACTGAAAAGGAATCCGGTGATTCTGTAATCACCACCCGTCTGCTTGTGGGAAGATCACAAATTGGATGTCTTATGGGAAAAGGTGGGGCAATTATTTCAGAAATGAGGAATCAGACAAGGGCAAACATCCGGATTATTTCGGAAGACAATCTTCCTAAGGTTGCTGGTGAAGATGATGAGATGGTGCAG ATCACCGGAAGCCCTGAAGTCGCTAGCAATGCTCTTTTACAAGTGATTTTGAGGTTGAAAGCCAATTTATTTGGAAGGGATGGAGCACTAACTGCATTTCCACCAGCACTTCCATATATTCCTATGTCACTAGATACATCAGATGGTTCAAAATACGGAAGCCGAGACAGTCAATCACGTGGACGCGGTTACTCTTCTTCCTCTAGTGGATATGGATCTCGTGACGTGCACCCAAGTGATAGTTATGGAAGTAATGGAGGTTCACTg ATTGGTGGTGAAAGCAGTTATGGAGCATATGGTGGCTTCTCATCTGGTCGTTCTGGTGGTGCTGG GTTATCTGGTCAGAATCCTGTTTCCCAAAGAAAACATCATGGGTATTAA